AGCAGCAGGGAACACCGCTCATGATAGCCGGCGGCACCATCCTGGCCCTGATATTCCTCGTCCAATCTATAGCCATAGGAATCAGCGAACGACGCATGCAGAACCGGCGCCTCAACCAGATGGGCGTCACCCGCGGCGCCCTCGCCTGGTCAGCGGCCATCGAGACCACACTCGACGTCACCGCCGGCATCATCCTCTCCCTCGTCGCCGTGGCCATCACCGAGGCATCCGTGGCGATAAGCTTCGTCCGGGACGGGGTCGGCATACAACACACACCCATCATCGCAGACATCTTCCTACCCATGTCCCTCCTGCTCCTGGCCGTCGCCATAGCCACCACCATCCTCTGCACACGCCTCACCCACAAGAACCAACCCACAAAACACTAGAGGCCAGGCCAACCATGAACTTTATCCACGTCGTCAGGAAATACATGCCGGGGCACATTCTTGCATACACGGCAAGCCTTCTGCTGGGAATCCTCGCACAAGCGGTCGTCCTGCTGCAACCACAGCTCAGCGGAGCCCTCATAGACGGCGTGCAACAATACAAAGCAATCGTATTAATCGCGGTGCAATTGGGAATACTGTTCATTCTTGGCGCTGTATTGACAGCAATCCAGCAAGCCATACTAGGCACAATAGGGGAGAAATCATTATATTCCATTCGCAACAGCATGGTCGACAAGTTTTTCCGGATGAGTTTGCTTGATAGGGAACAGAAACCTCCGGCCTGGTATTCGCAAAGAGTTTCCAATGATGCCGCTTTGATAAAGTCGGTTCCATCGCAATTCCTCTCACTGGTGCAAGGAATAATCCTGATTGTAGGTTCAGGGGTGTGCCTTGTGTGGCTTGACCCCATTTTCTTTGTGATAGTTCTCATTCCTGCAGGTTTTTCAATATCACTTATGCTTATTGCAACTAAGCCGGTAAAAAAAACTGCAGAACAATCTGCAGAATGCAACAATGGACATGACCTCGACTGTGCAGGAAGCCGCCGCTTCCATGAGAACACTTGAAGCCTATAACTCTATCGACCCGGAAAAAAACAAGATATATGCCATAACAGGGCAGGCTTTTGCCTCCGGGAGGAAACTTGTTTGGTTATACAGCAGTTTTGCGCCTGTCAACCAGATTTTGTCAAAGCTGGGAAACATAGTCGCCATCCTATACGGAGCATATCAAGTTGCGTGTGGACAGATGGAATTCACATCGCTAGTCATGTTCTTGATGTACTTTTCCTACTTCTCAACAGCGATCAATTCAATAGTGTCTGCTATAGGGCAGATGCAACAAGCCATAGTCGGAAGCCAACGAGTGGATGAATTCTTTACGGTGAAAGAACAGCAAGACGATTCAGCAGGAACGGTGCTTAGCCTAACAAAGGCTCCAAAAGTGACTTTCAAGGAAATCAACCATAGGTATATCGACCAAACAGAGAATTCGCTAACCAATGTTAGTTTTACCGCTCCTCCAGGGAAAATAACGGCACTGGTTGGAGAATCAGGCGGCGGAAAAACAACATGCTTGAGCTTAGTCGAACGGTTCTTCCAGCCCACCAATGGGCAAGTAACCGTCGATGGTTCCGATCTCGCTGGCCTTCACATGGAGAAGTTGAGAAAAGACATCGCGTATGTGGAACAAGACCCCTGTATCCTGACGGGAACCATCAGAGACAACATACTACTTGGGAACAACACGGCAACAGATGATGAAATATCTCAGGTGCTTAAACGTGTCGGCCTCGAACTCGACGGCGTATCAGATGCACAGCTCCTGGATAGGGAAGTGGGCCAGTCTGGTTTAGCCTTGTCGGGCGGTCAAAAGCAAAGAATTGCCCTGGCCCGTGCCTTGATTAGAATGCCCAAGCTTTTACTCATGGATGAGCCGACATCCAACTTAGACGGTCTGGCTGAGGAGACTATTGCCAAACTTATTCGACAGAGATTCGGAAACACAACAGTTCTATATTCAGCCCATCGCCTCTCACTTATTCTTGAAGCCGATTGGATTGTCGTTATCAAGAACGGTAGGGTCCTGGATGAAGGCAACCATGAAGAGTTGCTGGGTAGATGCGACTACTACAAGCAACTGATTGCTTCACAGGAACAGCACACCACCAAGTGAAAGGTTTCAATCTGCCTTAAACACATCTGCTGCAATTGGTTTTATCAGTTCTATAGGCCAGAATTACTCCCTGAAGCACACCAACGTCCAAATATTTCACTTCTCACAGATGATATTCTTTTCACTCGTTATCATTTAATGAATCATATCCGTTAAGTTGTTCAGTGCCATCAGATTTAATCGTCTTGTATATCGTTCCTCGGGAGACATTAAAGCGCTGCGCAATCTCCTGGACTGTAACGCTCCTGGACTCGTAGAGCTGCCGAACCATGGACTTATCGCTCTTGCTCAGCTTGGGACGCCGCCCACCAACCCTTCCCCGTGACCGGGCAGCCTTCAGACCGGCGGTGGTTCGCTCACGGATTAGGTCACGCTCAAACTGGGCCATGGCGGCGAACACGTTGAACACCAGGACGCCACCAGGAGTGGTTGTGTCCATCTGCTCGGTCAGAGATTTGAAGCCAACACCCATATCCTGCAGACGGTTCATGATATCGACCAGGTTCTGGACGCTGCGCCCCAGTCGGTCGAGTTTCCATACCACCAGCACGTCACCCTCTCGCAAAACATCAAACATACGGTCGAGTTCAGGACGGCTGGCCTTGGCTCCTGAAGCGTGATCAACATAGCATCGATCACACCCGTCAGCCTTCAAAGCATCGACCTGCAGGTCCTCGTTCTGGTCCAGGGTGCTGACCCTGGCATACCCAATCAGCATGCGCAAGCCCCTCCCCCATATGGATACGCCGAATCCTTACCCGTATACGGTCCCTCCTTGGGACAGATACGCTCGTCAAATATCTGCTTGCCATAGGTAAAAATAACCAGTGAGAAAACGCCACATACGATCCACCACAACACATTCCTGCTCTGAGGGAAATCGGATATCCTCGAATCATTGCGCCACAGCCAATATGCCATAATGCCCCCGAGGAGCATATACGGCCATGTTCGCAAGAACCATCTGAGATTCAGGGCTCCCCTGCACCAATCCCAGGAATAGTATCCAAGAGCCACATCTTCTACCAGAGACATAGCTATTATCAACCAAGACACATCAGCCGACAACGCCACCGCCCGTGTCATCAAAACCATTAACGCGGACAGATAAAGCAGGTGTCCGCCACAAACAACCATCAACACATCCCGACTGTTCCCTAAAGGATCTTCTTCAGGTCGTCGATAAAAAAGAATCCAAAGGACGGCAAGCAAGCCGGCCAACATCAGCCACATCGCTATCCCATTCAGCGGCTGAATCTTTCCCCCGACTACACCAGGCACTATCGACACAGCTACAAGCGCTATATACAAAGACAGCCAGACCTGTACACATTTGCGTACCAGTTTTTTCAGACCATATTGCCGAAGCGCATCGCGACTCCATGAGTGTTTCAAAACCCGTCCTTCCGTCCATCAAATTGTACATTGATTTTTAGACGAGTTTTGAAACACTCAATTCAACAAAAAGAATCAAATTCTCCAGGAATCACCATTTGTTCCAAAAACGGTCCTTTTCCCGCTGGCGAGAGGCGCCGGTGCTTTCCCCGATGAATTTGGACTCGTGATCTTGTCTTTCAGGCGAGTTTCAGCTCGGCTATTACACGTTTAATCTACTTGGTGACTATCAGAGATTTAGATTCTATATTGGAAGCGTCGGAGCTCTGTTGGGACAAGGCGTTTCAGGCTTAGGCTCTACTAAAAGTATGCTATCGGGGATGAAAAGGCTCCGCTGGGATGTATGGCTGGAAGCCAGCGGGGTACCCACTGATCATTGTGGCGTGGCCATGGGTGTTTTGGAGCAAAGAATCGACTCTGCCGGTGCTGATAAGGGCATGTCCAGGGCATCATACTTTGCTCGGGCGGGAAGACTTTGGCTTCTGGAGTCGATTTGCCGTCCTTCTTCTGGGGCAGAGGTTCGCTTCCTGATGCAGTATCCGCGTGATAGGAGTGCCGGGGTTCCAAAACGACGCTGACAGGGGACCGGTACAAGTGGAGTCTGTCTGTAGTGAGACGGAAGACGGCTCAAGGATTGCCATAGTGGGCCCTGCAGGTTCTTGCAGGGCCCATCAGAAACCTGCAGATCGCAGATCTGTTCCAGTAATTGCGCGGAGCGATTGGGGAATCATCCTTGTCCGGCGATGGTTTTGTCGACGAGTTTGGGCAGTGCCTCTTCGATAGGTTCGTGGATGAGTCGGGTCGCCAGGGAATCGTATTGGGTCGAGCCCATGTTCATGATGGTGATTGGCACGCCCGCCTGGGCTGCCACCGGCACCAGCGAAGCTGCTGGATACACTTCCAAGGTGGAGCCAATCACCCAGAACTGATCGGCCTGGCTGGTCAGCCTCATGCTCTTCTCCATGGCTCCTTCGGGCAGGGCTTGACCGAAGTAGACCACATCAGTCTTGATGATGCCGTTGCATGGCATGTTGCCTTGGTAGGGCATGGGCTTGTGGCAGTGTGGATCGGGTTCCTGATCAAGCTTGGCCATGATGTCGGCCGTCCGATATGCCTGACCGCACTTCATGCAATGGGAGCTGCCGATGGTCCCGTGAAGGTTGACGATGACATCCTCGGAGTTGCCGGCTTTCTCGTGGAGGGCATCGAAGTTCTGCGTAGCCAGCAGGTTCAGCATGCCTGCCTGCTCCAGCCTGGCCAGTGCCTTGTGCGCTACTCCGGGCTGGGCCTTCCAGACTGGTGACTCCTTCTGCCACCGCCATGAATACTCCCGCTGCTTCCGGTCACTCATGAACAGGTCCAAGTCATAAACATTCATCTGATCGGGATGCTTGGTCCAAACCCCGTCAGGCCCGCGAAAATCCGGTATGCCGGCGGAAGTCGAGATTCCCGCCCCGGTCAGTACTGCAATTGTTGTGCTCATACACCCGTCTTACCATCCGTCAACAGAATCCATGACTCGTAGACCAACATAGTGCGCGAACATACATCTATGTCAACATTCATATTCGTAGGCTGTGGATGACTGGCGGTCGAGAACGGAAGGTGAACTCCGCATTGGATACAGCCGACTATGAGCAGAGTTCAAAAGGACTATGAAGGGACTAAGCCGACACGCCAATGGCGCTGGGAACCGATCGTCACTTTGTGAATAAAATGTGTGCATGAAGCCGTGGCGGTGCGCTGAAGTCCAACTTCGCGACGTCTAAAGTTAAAAAGGGACATGCAACGACACGCCGTCTGAGGGCTTGTTATAGCTTGTTTTGAGGGTCTTTTCGGAGGGGCCGGGTTGCGTTTTGCTCGGCTCGTGGTAAGTTTATCTCTTGCTGCTCAACACGGCGGTTCTTCTTCCGAGAGGAAGCTGAACGCTTGTTGGTGTGGTGGTGGTTTGAGAACTCAAGAGCGTGTTTGTGCTACTTATAGCTTTTTGATTGCCAGTCCGATGCCCGCCCGGCTGTTGTCGGGTACGTGGGAGCGTTGTGAGGGGTGTCGGGGTTTTTCGTGGGTTGGTTTCCTCCTTATGGAAGCCGGCCCGTCAATTATTGATGTGGGCTGTTTCGGCCTTCTTCATGGTTTTTTGTGGAGGGTTTGATTCTGGCTCAGGATGAACGCTGGCGGCGTGCTTAACACATGCAAGTCGAACGGGATCCGGGCAGCTTGCTGCCTGGTGAGAGTGGCGAACGGGTGAGTAATGCGTGACCAACCTGCCCCATGCTTCGGAATAGCTCCTGGAAACGGGTGGTAATGCCGGATGCTCCGCACCGTCGCATGATGGTGTGGGAAAGGGTTTACCGGCATGGGATGGGGTCGCGTCCTATCAGCTTGTTGGCGGGGTGATGGCCTGCCAAGGCTTCGACGGGTAGCCGGCCTGAGAGGGCGACCGGCCACATTGGGACTGAGATACGGCCCAGACTCCTACGGGAGGCAGCAGTGGGGAATATTGCACAATGGGCGCAAGCCTGATGCAGCGACGCCGCGTGCGGGATGACGGCCTTCGGGTTGTAAACCGCTTTTGATTGGGAGCAAGCGAGAGTGAGTGTACCTTTCGAATAAGCACCGGCTAACTACGTGCCAGCAGCCGCGGTAATACGTAGGGTGCAAGCGTTATCCGGATTTATTGGGCGTAAAGGGCTCGTAGGCGGTTCGTCGCGTCTGGTGTGAAAGTCCATCGCTTAACGGTGGATCGGCGCCGGGTACGGGCGGACTGGAGTGCGGTAGGGGAGACTGGAATTCCCGGTGTAACGGTGGAATGTGTAGATATCGGGAAGAACACCGATGGCGAAGGCAGGTCTCTGGGCCGTCACTGACGCTGAGGAGCGAAAGCGTGGGGAGCGAACAGGATTAGATACCCTGGTAGTCCACGCCGTAAACGGTGGATGCTGGATGTGGGGCCCGTTCCACGGGTTCCGTGTCGGAGCTAACGCGTTAAGCATCCCGCCTGGGGAGTACGGCCGCAAGGCTAAAACTCAAAGAAATTGACGGGGGCCCGCACAAGCGGCGGAGCATGCGGATTAATTCGATGCAACGCGAAGAACCTTACCTGGGCTTGACATGTGCCGGACGGCCGCGGAGACGCGGCTTCCCTTCGGGGCCGGTTCACAGGTGGTGCATGGTCGTCGTCAGCTCGTGTCGTGAGATGTTGGGTCAAGTCCCGCAACGAGCGCAACCCTCGCCTCGTGTTGCCAGCACGTTATGGTGGGAACTCACGGGGGACCGCCGGGGTTAACCCGGAGGAAGGTGGGGATGACGTCAGATCATCATGCCCCTTACGTCCAGGGCTTCACGCATGCTACAATGGCCGGTACAACGGGATGCGACATGGTGACATGGAGCGGATCCCTGAAAACCGGTCTCAGTTCGGATCGGAGCCTGCAACCCGGCTCCGTGAAGGCGGAGTCGCTAGTAATCGCGGATCAGCAACGCCGCGGTGAATGCGTTCCCGGGCCTTGTACACACCGCCCGTCAAGTCATGAAAGTGGGCAGCACCCGAAGCCGGTGGCCCAACCCGCAAGGGGG
The window above is part of the Bifidobacterium asteroides DSM 20089 genome. Proteins encoded here:
- a CDS encoding ABC transporter transmembrane domain-containing protein, producing MPGHILAYTASLLLGILAQAVVLLQPQLSGALIDGVQQYKAIVLIAVQLGILFILGAVLTAIQQAILGTIGEKSLYSIRNSMVDKFFRMSLLDREQKPPAWYSQRVSNDAALIKSVPSQFLSLVQGIILIVGSGVCLVWLDPIFFVIVLIPAGFSISLMLIATKPVKKTAEQSAECNNGHDLDCAGSRRFHENT
- a CDS encoding ABC transporter ATP-binding protein, with product MTSTVQEAAASMRTLEAYNSIDPEKNKIYAITGQAFASGRKLVWLYSSFAPVNQILSKLGNIVAILYGAYQVACGQMEFTSLVMFLMYFSYFSTAINSIVSAIGQMQQAIVGSQRVDEFFTVKEQQDDSAGTVLSLTKAPKVTFKEINHRYIDQTENSLTNVSFTAPPGKITALVGESGGGKTTCLSLVERFFQPTNGQVTVDGSDLAGLHMEKLRKDIAYVEQDPCILTGTIRDNILLGNNTATDDEISQVLKRVGLELDGVSDAQLLDREVGQSGLALSGGQKQRIALARALIRMPKLLLMDEPTSNLDGLAEETIAKLIRQRFGNTTVLYSAHRLSLILEADWIVVIKNGRVLDEGNHEELLGRCDYYKQLIASQEQHTTK
- a CDS encoding recombinase family protein, which encodes MLIGYARVSTLDQNEDLQVDALKADGCDRCYVDHASGAKASRPELDRMFDVLREGDVLVVWKLDRLGRSVQNLVDIMNRLQDMGVGFKSLTEQMDTTTPGGVLVFNVFAAMAQFERDLIRERTTAGLKAARSRGRVGGRRPKLSKSDKSMVRQLYESRSVTVQEIAQRFNVSRGTIYKTIKSDGTEQLNGYDSLNDNE
- a CDS encoding Sir2 family NAD-dependent protein deacetylase; the encoded protein is MSTTIAVLTGAGISTSAGIPDFRGPDGVWTKHPDQMNVYDLDLFMSDRKQREYSWRWQKESPVWKAQPGVAHKALARLEQAGMLNLLATQNFDALHEKAGNSEDVIVNLHGTIGSSHCMKCGQAYRTADIMAKLDQEPDPHCHKPMPYQGNMPCNGIIKTDVVYFGQALPEGAMEKSMRLTSQADQFWVIGSTLEVYPAASLVPVAAQAGVPITIMNMGSTQYDSLATRLIHEPIEEALPKLVDKTIAGQG